The following coding sequences are from one Molothrus aeneus isolate 106 chromosome 23, BPBGC_Maene_1.0, whole genome shotgun sequence window:
- the EDN2 gene encoding endothelin-2 yields MGSHPAVLLALALCALLQAGLGHPPAESHLAARPRSKRCSCNSWLDKECIYFCHLDIIWVNTPGHTAPYGLGSPPRRRKRSAGRCECSHSRDSICATFCHGRPGYLQSLKLPMSSGSSARSLQSGATRPPHHRLLRALRDLRVSSPHSSKRQQRSQRDTQPPALPWEKNIWKKKR; encoded by the exons ATGGGCAGCCATCCCGCCGTGCTGCTGGCGCTCGCCCTCTGCGCCCTGCTGCAAGCCG GTCTGGGCCATCCCCCGGCCGAGTCGCACCTGGCCGCGCGGCCGAGGAGCAAGCGATGTTCCTGCAACAGCTGGCTGGATAAGGAATGCATCTACTTCTGTCACCTGGACATCATCTGGGTCAACACACCTGG gCACACCGCTCCCTACGGCTTGGGCAGCCCGCCAAGGCGGCGCAAGAGGTCTGCGGGCAGGTGCGAGTGCTCGCACTCCAGGGACAGCATCTGTGCCACCTTCTGCCACGGCAGGCCTGG GTACCTCCAGAGTCTGAAGCTTCCCATGAGCTCTGGATCATCAGCGAGGTCTCTGCAGAGCGGTGCCACGAGGCCTCCCCATCACAGGCTGCTGAGAGCTCTCAG ggaccTCAGggtctccagcccacactccagcAAACGCCAGCAGCGCTCACAGAGGGACACgcagccaccagctctgccctgggaaaaaaacatctggaagaagaaaagataa